A single genomic interval of Cupriavidus sp. MP-37 harbors:
- a CDS encoding Tex family protein, which yields MSNLPASVSQKIVALIAAELSVQPRQVAAAVALLDEGATVPFIARYRKEVTGNLDDTQLRNLEERLLYLRDMEDRRAAILASIEEQGKLTPELQAAIEAAQTKQALEDLYLPYKPKRRTRAQIARECGLEPLALALLADPTLDPQAEAAKYVNGNPTADGGVPDVKAALDGARDILSEQFGETAELLGKLREHLWNHGVVASSVMEGKETAEEEKFRDYYNYSETLRTVPSHRALALFRGRNAGVLMVKLGLGEEQDALVPHPCEAMIARHVGIQQLGRPADKWLGDVCRWCWRVKVQPHLETELLTQLRETAESEAIKVFGRNLHELLLAAPAGPKAVMGIDPGIRTGCKVAVVDSTGKLLETATIYPHEPRRDWNGSLAALARLAKQHNVALVSIGNGTASRETDKLVQDLIKQMPELKLTKIVVSEAGASVYSASELAAKEFPDLDVSLRGAVSIARRLQDPLAELVKIDPKSIGVGQYQHDVNQRELARALDAVVEDCVNAVGVDVNTASAPLLARVSGLNSVLARNIVEFRDANGAFPNRNALKQVPRLGDKTFEQAAGFLRINDGDNPLDRSSVHPEAYPVVQRILDHVKKGLRDVMGNREALRGLSPEKFTDESFGLPTVRDILSELEKPGRDPRPEFKTATFQEGVEDVKDLQPGMVLEGVVTNVAAFGAFVDIGVHQDGLVHISALSNKFVKDAHEVVKAGQIVKVKVMEVDVKRNRIGLSMRLDDEPGQAAARAGGSGDRGDRGGQRNGGGKGFGGGRREPEPAGAMAAAFAKLKR from the coding sequence ATGTCCAACCTGCCCGCATCCGTCTCGCAAAAGATCGTCGCGCTCATCGCGGCCGAACTGTCCGTGCAGCCCCGCCAGGTGGCCGCGGCCGTGGCGCTGCTCGATGAAGGCGCCACCGTGCCCTTTATCGCCCGCTACCGCAAGGAAGTCACCGGCAACCTCGACGATACGCAGCTGCGCAACCTGGAAGAGCGCCTGCTGTACCTGCGCGACATGGAAGACCGCCGTGCCGCGATCCTGGCGTCGATCGAGGAACAAGGCAAGCTCACGCCCGAGCTGCAAGCCGCGATCGAAGCCGCGCAGACCAAGCAGGCGCTGGAAGACCTCTACCTGCCCTACAAGCCCAAGCGCCGCACCCGCGCGCAGATCGCGCGCGAATGCGGCCTGGAGCCGCTGGCGCTGGCCTTGCTGGCCGATCCCACGCTCGATCCGCAGGCCGAGGCGGCGAAGTACGTCAACGGCAACCCCACCGCCGACGGCGGCGTGCCCGACGTCAAGGCCGCGCTCGACGGCGCGCGCGACATCCTGTCGGAACAGTTCGGCGAAACCGCCGAACTGCTGGGCAAGCTGCGCGAGCACCTGTGGAACCACGGCGTGGTGGCGTCCTCGGTAATGGAAGGCAAGGAAACCGCGGAAGAAGAGAAATTCCGCGACTACTACAACTACAGCGAGACCCTGCGCACGGTGCCGTCGCATCGCGCGCTGGCGCTGTTCCGCGGCCGCAATGCCGGCGTGCTGATGGTCAAGCTGGGCCTGGGCGAAGAGCAGGACGCGCTGGTGCCGCATCCGTGCGAAGCCATGATCGCGCGCCATGTCGGCATCCAGCAGCTGGGCCGCCCGGCCGACAAGTGGCTGGGCGACGTGTGCCGCTGGTGCTGGCGCGTCAAGGTGCAGCCGCACCTGGAGACCGAGCTGCTGACGCAGCTGCGCGAAACCGCCGAGAGCGAGGCCATCAAGGTGTTCGGCCGCAACCTGCACGAACTGCTGCTGGCGGCGCCGGCCGGCCCCAAGGCGGTGATGGGCATCGACCCGGGCATCCGCACCGGCTGCAAGGTGGCCGTGGTCGACAGCACCGGCAAGCTGCTGGAAACCGCCACCATCTACCCGCACGAGCCGCGCCGCGACTGGAACGGCTCGCTCGCCGCGCTGGCGCGCCTGGCGAAGCAGCACAACGTGGCGCTGGTGTCGATCGGCAACGGCACCGCCAGCCGCGAGACCGACAAGCTGGTGCAGGACCTGATCAAGCAGATGCCCGAGCTCAAGCTGACCAAGATCGTGGTCAGCGAAGCCGGCGCCTCGGTCTACTCGGCGTCGGAACTGGCCGCCAAGGAATTCCCGGACCTGGATGTGTCGCTGCGCGGCGCGGTGTCGATTGCGCGCCGGCTGCAGGACCCGCTCGCCGAGCTGGTCAAGATCGATCCCAAGTCGATCGGCGTGGGCCAGTACCAGCACGATGTCAACCAGCGCGAACTGGCGCGCGCGCTCGACGCGGTGGTCGAGGACTGCGTCAACGCCGTGGGCGTCGACGTCAACACCGCCTCGGCGCCGCTGCTGGCGCGCGTGTCCGGCCTGAACTCGGTGCTGGCGCGCAATATCGTCGAGTTCCGCGACGCCAACGGCGCCTTCCCCAACCGCAATGCGCTGAAGCAGGTGCCGCGCCTGGGTGACAAGACCTTCGAGCAGGCCGCGGGCTTCCTGCGCATCAACGACGGCGACAATCCGCTGGACCGCTCGTCGGTGCACCCGGAGGCGTACCCGGTGGTGCAGCGCATCCTCGACCACGTGAAGAAGGGCCTGCGCGATGTGATGGGCAACCGCGAGGCGCTGCGCGGCCTCTCGCCCGAAAAATTCACCGACGAATCGTTCGGCCTGCCCACCGTGCGCGACATCCTGTCCGAACTGGAAAAGCCCGGCCGCGACCCGCGCCCCGAGTTCAAGACCGCGACCTTCCAGGAGGGTGTGGAGGACGTCAAGGACCTGCAGCCCGGCATGGTGCTCGAAGGCGTGGTCACCAACGTGGCGGCGTTCGGCGCGTTCGTCGATATCGGCGTGCACCAGGACGGCCTGGTCCATATCTCGGCGCTGTCGAACAAGTTCGTCAAGGACGCGCATGAAGTGGTCAAGGCCGGCCAGATCGTCAAGGTCAAGGTGATGGAGGTCGACGTCAAGCGCAACCGCATCGGCCTGTCGATGCGGCTCGATGACGAGCCCGGCCAGGCCGCGGCGCGTGCCGGTGGTAGCGGTGACCGCGGTGACCGGGGCGGCCAGCGCAACGGCGGCGGCAAGGGCTTCGGCGGCGGCCGCCGCGAGCCGGAGCCGGCCGGCGCGATGGCCGCGGCCTTCGCCAAGCTCAAGCGCTGA
- a CDS encoding ATP-binding protein encodes MTLQRRLVLAVLVAAPVVWLLTLGMTYVRARHEINELYDTDMVRMALQMQSVVPLVDIAAGMSRARVPRLDEGDLGDAGLGDLAIAAWLPDGKPLHIDPDGDKLPRAEGVKGFTDVTLERQRWRLYYLDDPDTGWRVCVGQQLGERNELILSYIAAQVLPWAVGLPLLIGLLIGFMRRAMAPVRTLSADIEARAADDRRPLSLAAVPGELVPLVHAMNRLLARVSDSIEHERRLTADAAHEMRTPLAALKAQWEIAERSPDRDERALARANVAAGIDRIGRLVSQLLTLSRLEDAAALPSRQPVNWVPVAQQALSDCLALAQQKQVDVELAWPPPGQAPLPVAGDPGLLALLLRNLLDNAIRYSPPGALVLVDFRPDSITVRDQGPGVAPELLARLGDRFFRGGQGQREQGHGLGISIARRVARLHGLELAFANRTDGAATGLAVRLAHGG; translated from the coding sequence ATGACGCTGCAGCGCAGGCTGGTGCTGGCGGTGCTGGTGGCCGCGCCGGTGGTATGGCTGCTGACGCTCGGCATGACCTATGTGCGCGCGCGGCACGAGATCAACGAGCTCTACGACACCGACATGGTGCGCATGGCGCTGCAGATGCAGTCGGTGGTGCCGCTGGTCGACATCGCCGCCGGCATGTCGCGCGCGCGCGTGCCGCGGCTGGATGAGGGCGACCTGGGCGACGCCGGCCTGGGCGACCTGGCCATCGCCGCCTGGCTGCCCGACGGCAAGCCGCTGCATATCGATCCCGACGGCGACAAGCTGCCGCGCGCCGAGGGCGTCAAGGGCTTTACCGACGTCACGCTCGAGCGGCAGCGCTGGCGGCTCTATTACCTCGACGATCCCGACACGGGCTGGCGTGTGTGCGTGGGCCAGCAACTGGGCGAGCGCAACGAGCTGATCCTGTCCTACATCGCCGCGCAGGTGTTGCCGTGGGCGGTGGGCCTGCCGCTGCTGATCGGCCTGCTGATCGGCTTCATGCGGCGCGCGATGGCGCCGGTGCGCACGCTGTCCGCGGATATCGAAGCGCGCGCCGCGGACGATCGCCGTCCGCTCAGCCTCGCTGCCGTGCCGGGCGAACTGGTGCCGCTGGTGCACGCGATGAACCGGCTGCTGGCGCGCGTTTCCGATTCGATCGAGCACGAGCGGCGCCTGACCGCCGATGCCGCGCACGAGATGCGCACGCCGCTGGCCGCGCTCAAGGCGCAGTGGGAAATCGCCGAGCGCTCGCCCGACCGCGACGAGCGCGCGCTGGCGCGGGCCAATGTCGCCGCCGGCATCGACCGCATCGGCCGGCTGGTGTCGCAGCTGCTGACGCTGAGCCGGCTCGAAGACGCCGCCGCGCTGCCGTCGCGCCAGCCGGTCAACTGGGTGCCGGTGGCACAGCAGGCGCTGTCCGACTGCCTGGCGCTGGCGCAGCAGAAGCAGGTCGACGTGGAACTGGCCTGGCCGCCCCCGGGCCAGGCGCCGTTGCCGGTGGCGGGCGACCCCGGCCTGCTGGCGCTGCTGCTGCGCAACCTGCTCGACAACGCCATCCGCTACAGCCCGCCGGGCGCGCTGGTGCTGGTCGATTTCCGGCCCGACAGCATCACCGTGCGCGACCAGGGCCCAGGCGTTGCGCCGGAGCTGCTGGCGCGCCTGGGCGACCGCTTCTTCCGCGGCGGCCAGGGGCAGCGCGAGCAGGGCCACGGCCTGGGCATTTCCATCGCGCGGCGCGTGGCGCGCCTGCATGGGCTGGAGCTGGCGTTTGCCAACCGCACCGATGGCGCCGCCACGGGGCTGGCGGTGCGGCTCGCGCACGGCGGCTGA
- a CDS encoding response regulator: MRLLIVEDDPMLGDGLRRGLQLHDYAVDWFRSGSDADHALGLVHYDAVVLDLGLPGEDGMTLLGRWRARGSRIPVIVLTARDAVDSRIGGLDAGADDYLVKPVALDELAARLRAVTRRAAGMSAPVWRHGALDFHPAARQAYWQGRPVELTSREAMLLELLLAHPNRLLTREVLRDKLYDWQGGIESNTLEVHIHHLRRKIHPKIVRTFRGAGYTLGAAEDCA; encoded by the coding sequence ATGAGACTCCTGATTGTTGAAGACGACCCGATGCTGGGCGACGGCCTGCGGCGCGGCCTGCAGCTGCACGACTACGCGGTCGACTGGTTTCGCAGCGGCTCCGACGCCGACCATGCGCTCGGCCTGGTCCACTACGACGCCGTGGTGCTCGACCTGGGCTTGCCCGGCGAGGACGGCATGACGCTGCTGGGGCGCTGGCGCGCGCGCGGCAGCCGCATCCCGGTGATCGTGCTGACCGCGCGCGACGCCGTCGACAGCCGCATCGGCGGACTCGATGCCGGTGCCGACGACTACCTGGTCAAGCCGGTCGCGCTCGATGAACTGGCCGCGCGGCTGCGCGCGGTCACGCGCCGCGCGGCGGGGATGTCCGCGCCGGTGTGGCGCCACGGCGCGCTGGACTTCCACCCGGCCGCGCGCCAGGCGTACTGGCAGGGCAGGCCGGTCGAGCTGACCAGCCGCGAAGCCATGCTGCTCGAACTGTTGCTGGCGCACCCCAACCGTCTGCTGACGCGCGAGGTGCTGCGCGACAAGCTCTATGACTGGCAGGGCGGGATCGAGAGCAACACGCTCGAAGTGCACATCCACCACCTGCGCCGCAAGATCCATCCGAAGATCGTGCGCACCTTCCGCGGCGCCGGCTACACGCTGGGCGCGGCCGAGGACTGCGCATGA
- a CDS encoding glycosyltransferase family 39 protein, whose product MQHRSDRLAAEPGFLPARATAPWPAARVAGVPALTLALVVIAFALLWFGTLGMRHLLGPDEGRYAEIAREMLHSGDWITIRYDGLKYFEKPPFHMWMTAVAYALFGIGDWQARLCVALAGAAGLGVSMLAAARWFGARAGLMAGLVLAGAPMWNVAAHFNTLDMTLSGAMACVLASLLLAQHPAATPAARRRWMLACWAAMGVAVLTKGLVGVALPGLVLVLYTGATRDLSLWRRLHAPAGIALMLLVAVPWYWLVAQRNPEFLRFFFIHEHWQRYTSTVHARTGAPWYFVPLLAGGFLPWLGLLPGMVRAVTQRAGVAHAAGTGQPFQPALMAAIWAVSIFAFFSLSGSKLPGYIVPMFPALGILGGVALTQIRERTWSRQLRAMLGLGAMGLLASPLVATLDANNTPNALYRNYAVWAALAFALVTASAAAALWLLRRRGRMASVTGYAFGMLLAFSIALLGHEAIGRSAAGIDLVVPIARVLRPGMPLYGVGMLDHTLPFYLRHPLTMVAQADELDFGAAQEPQKWLPTIDAFVDAWQHGPRAVALLSPQAFAGLSARVPMHVVARDWRRVAVSNFPLAGEREARRLVPDSPALPPAIP is encoded by the coding sequence ATGCAGCACCGTTCCGATCGCCTTGCCGCCGAGCCCGGGTTCCTTCCGGCCCGCGCCACCGCGCCATGGCCCGCCGCGCGCGTGGCCGGCGTTCCGGCGCTGACGCTGGCACTGGTCGTGATCGCCTTTGCGCTGCTGTGGTTCGGCACGCTCGGCATGCGCCACCTGCTGGGTCCCGACGAGGGCCGCTATGCCGAGATCGCCCGCGAGATGCTGCACAGCGGCGACTGGATCACGATCCGCTACGACGGCCTGAAGTACTTCGAGAAACCGCCGTTCCACATGTGGATGACGGCGGTCGCGTATGCGTTGTTCGGCATCGGCGACTGGCAGGCGCGGCTGTGCGTGGCGCTGGCGGGCGCAGCAGGGCTGGGGGTATCGATGCTGGCGGCGGCGCGCTGGTTCGGCGCGCGCGCCGGGCTGATGGCCGGGCTGGTGCTGGCCGGCGCGCCGATGTGGAACGTCGCGGCGCATTTCAACACGCTCGACATGACGCTGTCCGGCGCCATGGCCTGCGTGCTGGCCAGCCTGCTGCTGGCGCAGCATCCGGCGGCGACGCCCGCCGCGCGCCGCCGCTGGATGCTGGCGTGCTGGGCGGCCATGGGCGTGGCGGTGCTGACCAAGGGACTGGTTGGCGTAGCGCTGCCCGGGCTGGTGCTGGTGCTCTACACCGGCGCCACCCGCGACCTGTCGCTGTGGCGGCGCCTGCATGCGCCGGCCGGGATCGCGCTGATGCTGCTGGTGGCGGTGCCGTGGTACTGGCTGGTGGCGCAGCGCAATCCGGAATTCCTGCGTTTCTTCTTCATCCACGAGCACTGGCAGCGCTATACCTCGACCGTGCACGCGCGCACCGGCGCGCCGTGGTACTTCGTGCCGCTGCTGGCGGGGGGATTCCTGCCATGGCTGGGCCTGCTGCCGGGCATGGTGCGCGCGGTGACGCAGCGCGCCGGGGTGGCGCACGCAGCCGGCACGGGTCAGCCGTTCCAGCCCGCGCTGATGGCAGCGATATGGGCGGTGTCGATCTTCGCCTTCTTCAGCCTGTCGGGATCCAAGCTGCCGGGCTACATCGTGCCGATGTTCCCGGCGCTCGGCATCCTGGGCGGCGTGGCGCTGACGCAGATCCGTGAGCGGACCTGGAGCCGGCAATTGCGCGCCATGCTGGGGCTCGGCGCCATGGGCCTGCTGGCGAGCCCGCTGGTGGCCACGCTCGATGCCAACAACACGCCCAACGCGCTGTACCGCAACTATGCGGTCTGGGCAGCGCTGGCTTTCGCGCTGGTGACGGCAAGTGCCGCCGCGGCGTTGTGGCTGCTTCGGCGCCGCGGCCGCATGGCCAGTGTCACGGGCTATGCCTTCGGCATGCTGCTGGCCTTTTCCATCGCGCTGCTCGGCCACGAGGCCATCGGCCGCTCGGCTGCGGGCATCGACCTGGTCGTGCCGATCGCGCGCGTGCTGCGGCCCGGCATGCCGCTGTACGGCGTCGGCATGCTCGACCATACGCTGCCGTTCTACCTGCGCCATCCGCTCACCATGGTGGCGCAGGCCGACGAACTGGACTTCGGCGCCGCGCAGGAGCCGCAAAAATGGTTGCCCACCATCGACGCCTTCGTTGACGCCTGGCAGCATGGCCCGCGCGCCGTCGCGCTGCTGTCGCCGCAAGCGTTTGCCGGGCTGAGCGCGCGCGTGCCGATGCATGTGGTCGCACGCGACTGGCGCCGCGTCGCGGTGTCCAACTTTCCCTTGGCCGGCGAGCGCGAGGCGCGCCGGCTTGTTCCCGACTCCCCTGCCCTTCCCCCTGCCATTCCTTAA
- a CDS encoding bifunctional UDP-4-keto-pentose/UDP-xylose synthase, with amino-acid sequence MPAKKVLILGVNGFIGHHLTRRILETTPWEVYGMDMNTDRLGDLVDHPRMHFFEGDITINREWIEYNIRKCDVVLPLVAIATPATYVRQPLRVFELDFEANLPIVRAAVKYRKHLVFPSTSEVYGMCSDEEFDPEASPLVYGPINKPRWIYACSKQLMDRVIHAYGMEQGLNYTLFRPFNWIGAGLDSIFESKEGSSRVVTQFLGHIVRGEPIKLVDGGAQQRAFADIADGISALMRIIENPGGVASGKIYNIGNPGNIHSVRELAEMMLKMAADYPEYADQARKTQIVETSSGDFYGKGYQDVQHRVPKIDNTIEELGWRPEISMEAALRRIFEAYRGHVGDARVLVNQG; translated from the coding sequence ATGCCAGCCAAGAAAGTACTGATCCTCGGCGTCAACGGCTTCATCGGCCACCACCTGACGCGCCGCATCCTGGAAACCACGCCGTGGGAGGTCTACGGCATGGACATGAACACGGACCGCCTGGGCGACCTTGTCGACCACCCGCGCATGCACTTCTTCGAGGGCGACATCACCATCAACAGGGAGTGGATCGAGTACAACATCCGCAAGTGCGACGTGGTGCTGCCGCTGGTCGCCATCGCCACCCCCGCCACCTACGTGCGCCAGCCGCTGCGCGTGTTCGAGCTGGACTTCGAGGCCAACCTGCCGATCGTGCGCGCCGCGGTCAAGTACCGCAAGCACCTGGTGTTCCCGTCGACCTCCGAGGTCTACGGCATGTGCAGCGATGAAGAATTCGACCCCGAGGCCTCGCCGCTGGTCTACGGCCCGATCAACAAGCCGCGCTGGATCTACGCCTGCTCCAAGCAGCTGATGGACCGCGTGATCCACGCCTACGGCATGGAGCAGGGGCTGAACTACACGCTGTTCCGCCCCTTCAACTGGATCGGCGCGGGGCTGGACTCGATCTTCGAATCGAAGGAAGGCTCGTCGCGCGTGGTGACGCAGTTCCTCGGCCACATCGTGCGCGGCGAACCGATCAAGCTGGTCGACGGCGGCGCGCAGCAACGCGCCTTCGCCGACATCGCCGACGGCATCAGCGCGCTGATGCGCATCATCGAGAATCCGGGCGGCGTCGCCAGCGGCAAGATCTACAACATCGGCAACCCGGGCAATATCCACTCGGTGCGCGAGCTCGCCGAGATGATGCTGAAGATGGCCGCCGACTATCCGGAGTACGCGGACCAGGCCCGCAAGACGCAGATCGTCGAGACTTCGTCGGGCGACTTCTACGGCAAGGGCTACCAGGACGTGCAGCACCGCGTGCCGAAGATCGACAACACCATCGAAGAGCTGGGCTGGCGCCCCGAGATCAGCATGGAAGCGGCGCTGCGCCGCATCTTCGAGGCATACCGCGGGCATGTCGGCGATGCCCGCGTGCTGGTCAACCAGGGCTGA
- a CDS encoding Hsp20/alpha crystallin family protein yields MTDSNQVIQRDQDSAGGQGGAVAQRRDEAPAMTLMPAVDIFETAAGVTLWADLPGVPRDKLEVNVHDSNLRIEGEAVLPMPAGLRVQHAEVRQPRYARTFTLSPDLDASGIQANLQDGVLKLTIPRRDEARPRRIEVSVG; encoded by the coding sequence ATGACCGATTCGAATCAAGTCATCCAGCGCGACCAGGACAGTGCGGGCGGGCAGGGCGGCGCCGTGGCGCAGCGCCGCGACGAGGCGCCGGCCATGACGCTGATGCCGGCCGTCGATATCTTCGAGACCGCCGCCGGCGTCACGCTGTGGGCGGATCTGCCGGGGGTGCCGCGCGACAAGCTGGAAGTCAACGTCCACGACAGCAACCTGCGCATCGAGGGCGAGGCGGTGCTGCCGATGCCGGCCGGCCTGCGCGTGCAGCATGCCGAGGTGCGGCAGCCGCGCTACGCGCGCACCTTTACGCTGAGCCCGGATCTCGACGCGTCCGGCATCCAGGCCAACCTGCAGGACGGCGTGCTGAAGCTGACCATCCCGCGCCGCGATGAAGCGCGGCCGCGCCGGATCGAGGTCTCGGTGGGCTAA
- a CDS encoding Hsp20/alpha crystallin family protein: MSDFIFGTDLFSEFDRMQRQMASLFGGFPSSLRSGRFGAFPPLNIGTTDDSIEIVVFAPGLKAEQFEVSVDKGLLTISGERAAAQPEGDADARPYAQERFAGSFRRVIELPQAADPDKVQARYANGCLSISIGKREASRPRAITVS; this comes from the coding sequence ATGAGTGATTTCATTTTCGGGACTGATCTGTTCAGTGAATTCGACCGGATGCAACGGCAGATGGCCAGCCTGTTCGGCGGCTTTCCGTCCAGCCTGCGCTCCGGGCGTTTTGGTGCGTTTCCGCCGCTCAATATCGGCACCACCGACGACTCGATCGAGATCGTGGTGTTTGCCCCGGGCCTGAAGGCGGAGCAGTTCGAGGTGTCGGTCGACAAGGGCCTGCTGACCATCAGCGGCGAGCGCGCCGCGGCACAGCCCGAGGGCGACGCCGACGCGCGGCCCTACGCGCAGGAGCGCTTCGCGGGCAGTTTCCGCCGTGTGATCGAGTTGCCGCAGGCAGCCGATCCCGACAAGGTGCAGGCCCGCTACGCCAACGGTTGCCTGTCGATCAGCATCGGCAAGCGCGAGGCGTCGCGCCCGCGTGCCATCACCGTCAGCTAA